In the genome of Blastopirellula marina, one region contains:
- the trpS gene encoding tryptophan--tRNA ligase: MRVLSGIQPTGRPHWGNYFGAIQQYIELQGNEQSFYFIANLHALTTVRDREKLETATIDMALDILALGLDPDKATLFVQSDIPEISELCWILMTGTPMGLLERCVSYKDKKDKGLKADAGLFTYPVLQAADILGYDSDVVPVGQDQVQHIEVTRDIAQSFNHQFGEVFVLPKPKVLDASAKVPGTDGEKMSKSYGNIIELFEPPKQARKKIMRIVTDSRPMEDSKDPETDHLYQLYSLFAAPADLEEMAALYRKGGFGYGHVKKALADAAEAYFAEAHERRAELVANPDKVKQILGDGAQAARKKAREVLTRAQEASGISAWHARLK; this comes from the coding sequence ATGCGTGTCCTTTCCGGAATCCAGCCGACCGGGCGTCCCCACTGGGGCAACTACTTCGGTGCCATCCAGCAATACATCGAGTTGCAGGGGAACGAGCAATCGTTCTACTTCATCGCCAACCTCCATGCCCTGACAACGGTTCGCGACCGCGAAAAGCTGGAGACGGCGACCATCGATATGGCGCTTGATATTTTGGCGTTAGGGCTCGATCCCGATAAGGCGACCCTCTTCGTTCAGTCGGACATCCCTGAGATCAGCGAATTGTGCTGGATCTTGATGACCGGTACACCGATGGGTTTGCTCGAACGCTGCGTCAGCTACAAGGACAAAAAGGATAAGGGCCTGAAAGCAGACGCCGGTCTGTTCACTTATCCAGTTCTGCAAGCCGCCGATATTCTGGGTTACGATTCCGACGTTGTGCCAGTTGGCCAAGATCAAGTTCAACATATTGAAGTCACACGCGATATCGCCCAAAGCTTCAATCATCAATTCGGCGAAGTCTTCGTCCTTCCCAAACCCAAAGTGCTCGACGCCTCGGCCAAGGTCCCAGGAACCGACGGCGAGAAGATGTCGAAGAGCTATGGCAACATCATCGAATTGTTCGAGCCGCCGAAACAAGCTCGCAAAAAGATCATGCGGATCGTCACCGATTCGCGGCCAATGGAAGACTCGAAGGATCCTGAAACGGATCACCTTTACCAGCTTTATTCGTTGTTCGCCGCCCCCGCGGATCTCGAGGAGATGGCGGCCCTATATCGCAAAGGCGGCTTTGGGTACGGTCACGTGAAAAAAGCCCTGGCCGACGCTGCGGAAGCTTACTTCGCGGAAGCACACGAGCGTCGAGCGGAATTGGTTGCCAACCCAGACAAGGTCAAACAAATCCTGGGTGACGGAGCGCAAGCAGCTCGTAAGAAGGCCCGAGAAGTATTAACGCGGGCACAAGAGGCGTCTGGAATCTCCGCGTGGCACGCACGTTTGAAGTAG
- a CDS encoding dihydroorotate dehydrogenase, which produces MSVELAVQLGRLSLPNPVLVASGTFGYAKEMAGIVDLAKLGGILPKTITSSPRPGNKPWRTVETTGGMLNSIGLDNDGIDYFVANHLPYLGSVGSPLVVSIAGKTREDFVAMARQLGEHPEVAAIELNISCPNVSGGIDFGTDPATCEKLVAEVRAACPHPIIAKLTPNVTSITTIAKAAEAGGADAVSAINTVQGMAIDWRRKKPMLGNVIGGLSGPAIKPVALRCVFQVAKATSIPIIGIGGISSLDDVMEFLVAGATAVQIGTANYFDPTLSNRVIKELPNALESIGAASVKEVVGTLHT; this is translated from the coding sequence ATGTCTGTTGAACTCGCCGTCCAACTTGGCCGGCTCTCTCTCCCGAATCCTGTTTTGGTCGCCTCTGGTACGTTTGGCTATGCCAAGGAAATGGCCGGGATCGTCGACTTGGCGAAGTTAGGCGGGATTCTACCCAAGACGATTACCAGCAGCCCCCGTCCAGGGAATAAACCGTGGCGCACGGTCGAAACCACGGGGGGAATGCTCAACAGCATCGGGCTCGATAACGACGGCATCGATTACTTCGTCGCCAATCATCTCCCCTACCTTGGTTCGGTCGGTTCGCCACTAGTTGTCAGTATTGCCGGTAAGACGCGGGAAGACTTCGTCGCGATGGCCCGCCAGTTGGGGGAACACCCGGAAGTTGCCGCGATCGAGCTCAATATCTCTTGCCCCAACGTCAGCGGTGGGATCGACTTCGGTACTGACCCTGCGACCTGCGAAAAGCTGGTTGCTGAGGTCCGCGCGGCCTGTCCGCATCCAATCATCGCTAAGCTGACACCGAACGTAACTAGCATCACCACGATCGCCAAAGCCGCCGAAGCAGGCGGAGCGGACGCCGTGTCCGCGATTAACACCGTGCAGGGCATGGCAATCGATTGGCGTCGCAAGAAACCAATGCTGGGTAACGTCATTGGTGGCCTCTCAGGTCCGGCGATCAAACCGGTTGCGCTGCGCTGCGTCTTTCAAGTAGCCAAGGCGACCTCGATTCCGATCATCGGGATCGGGGGCATCAGCAGTTTGGACGACGTGATGGAATTCCTGGTTGCTGGGGCAACGGCGGTGCAAATCGGCACGGCGAACTATTTCGATCCGACGCTGTCCAATCGAGTAATCAAAGAGCTTCCTAACGCCCTGGAAAGCATCGGCGCGGCGAGCGTGAAGGAAGTGGTCGGAACGCTTCACACGTAG
- a CDS encoding HU family DNA-binding protein, with protein sequence MTKKEIVKTISEEIGLTQLKTKEIVQKTFDAIVTTLVEEGRIELRNFGVFEVKKRAARKARNPRTGAKVDVDEKFVVTFKPGKEMEERVRQLEEKARQGRLESEQQAAGEQSPYSSPPQPSGETPDYGSPYSSQPNPPSHGDFGS encoded by the coding sequence GTGACCAAAAAAGAGATTGTGAAGACGATTTCTGAAGAGATCGGGCTCACACAACTCAAGACGAAAGAGATCGTCCAGAAGACGTTCGATGCTATTGTTACCACCCTGGTGGAGGAAGGACGCATCGAACTTCGCAACTTCGGCGTTTTCGAGGTCAAGAAGCGAGCGGCTCGCAAGGCACGCAACCCTCGGACTGGTGCCAAGGTGGACGTCGACGAAAAGTTTGTCGTGACGTTCAAACCTGGCAAAGAGATGGAAGAACGAGTTCGCCAACTTGAGGAGAAGGCCCGCCAAGGTCGCCTCGAATCAGAGCAGCAAGCTGCCGGTGAACAATCGCCTTACTCATCTCCCCCGCAGCCATCAGGCGAAACGCCTGACTATGGCTCGCCTTACTCCAGTCAGCCGAATCCGCCCAGCCATGGCGATTTCGGTTCGTAA
- a CDS encoding YkgJ family cysteine cluster protein — MSKASPNNGPWYQDGLQFQCSQCGDCCTGGPGYVWVNDAEIAALAKETGMTVPQFESVYVREVGLRKSLKEYSTGDCVFLDTEKRGCTVYPARPRQCKTWPFWDSNIRTPEDWQATCEFCPGSGKGRLYSLDEIQDRASEIRI; from the coding sequence ATGTCCAAAGCCTCCCCAAACAACGGTCCCTGGTACCAAGACGGTCTTCAATTTCAATGCTCGCAGTGCGGCGATTGCTGTACTGGCGGACCAGGCTACGTTTGGGTGAACGACGCCGAGATCGCCGCTCTGGCCAAAGAAACCGGGATGACGGTCCCACAATTCGAGTCGGTTTACGTCCGAGAAGTCGGATTGCGAAAGAGTTTGAAAGAATACTCAACCGGCGACTGCGTTTTTCTCGATACCGAAAAACGGGGTTGTACGGTCTATCCGGCGCGACCCCGTCAGTGCAAAACCTGGCCCTTTTGGGACTCGAATATTCGTACCCCGGAAGACTGGCAAGCAACCTGCGAATTCTGCCCTGGTAGCGGTAAAGGGCGTCTCTACTCGCTTGATGAGATCCAGGACCGTGCTAGCGAAATCCGAATTTGA
- a CDS encoding aminotransferase class V-fold PLP-dependent enzyme codes for MARERIYFDNAATSWPKPPCVVEAVQHHMTQLGACAGRSGYREANEVERLIGDTRKQVAYLFGTHSLEHVIFGLNGTDMLNLALHGFLTRGDHVVTTTIEHNSILRPLSYLKNTLEIDVTYVEPEEDGRVDPAKIGEAIRPDTRLVAITHVSNVTGAIQPIEEIYAIAKDRGVRMLVDAAQSAGHLDLNLSVTPIDMVAFSGHKGLLGPLGTGGMILQPEIVPELQSRRQGGTGTKSEFDEQPDELPVKFESGNANVTGLLGLRAGVEYIREQTVTALHRQTMQCTAQLLEGMQQLPKVRIFGPDNLEHRVGVVSIQVEAFDPHELATAMDSAFGVQCRAGLHCAPMMHQHLGTIGSGGTLRFSLGIFNTPPQVERTLEALRTILK; via the coding sequence GTGGCTAGGGAAAGAATCTACTTCGATAATGCGGCAACCAGTTGGCCCAAACCACCTTGCGTCGTCGAGGCGGTCCAGCACCACATGACCCAACTCGGCGCCTGCGCCGGCCGTAGCGGATATCGCGAAGCCAACGAAGTCGAGCGTTTGATCGGCGACACACGCAAGCAAGTCGCGTACTTGTTCGGAACCCATTCCCTGGAACATGTCATCTTTGGCCTCAACGGCACCGACATGTTGAACCTAGCCTTGCATGGTTTTCTCACCCGCGGCGATCATGTCGTTACGACAACGATCGAACACAATTCAATCCTCCGTCCTCTTTCGTATTTGAAAAACACCCTGGAAATCGACGTCACGTACGTCGAACCGGAAGAAGATGGTCGTGTCGATCCCGCCAAGATCGGCGAAGCGATTCGCCCAGATACTCGCTTGGTTGCCATCACACATGTCTCCAACGTAACTGGCGCAATTCAGCCGATCGAAGAGATTTACGCCATCGCTAAGGATCGCGGCGTCCGAATGTTGGTCGATGCCGCTCAGTCGGCCGGGCATTTGGATTTGAATCTTTCGGTCACGCCGATCGATATGGTCGCGTTTTCGGGCCACAAGGGATTGCTTGGTCCGCTTGGCACCGGTGGCATGATTCTGCAGCCGGAAATCGTGCCCGAGCTTCAATCACGTCGCCAAGGCGGAACCGGCACCAAAAGCGAATTCGACGAACAGCCAGACGAGCTTCCGGTCAAATTTGAAAGTGGTAACGCAAACGTTACCGGGCTGCTCGGACTCCGCGCCGGTGTGGAATACATCCGCGAACAAACAGTCACTGCCCTTCACCGTCAAACAATGCAGTGCACAGCGCAACTGCTGGAAGGGATGCAGCAACTTCCGAAAGTTCGCATCTTTGGGCCCGACAACCTTGAGCATCGTGTCGGCGTGGTAAGCATCCAAGTCGAGGCATTCGACCCTCATGAACTCGCGACGGCAATGGATTCGGCTTTTGGCGTCCAATGTCGAGCTGGCCTCCATTGTGCTCCGATGATGCATCAGCACTTGGGAACGATTGGATCTGGCGGTACGCTAAGATTTAGCCTGGGGATCTTCAACACGCCTCCCCAAGTCGAACGCACGCTAGAAGCGCTGCGAACGATTTTAAAATAA
- the moaA gene encoding GTP 3',8-cyclase MoaA, whose amino-acid sequence MSSDLQTPLVDSFGRVHTSLRISVTDRCNIRCFYCMPLENIRFKPRDELLTFEEIVRVVRIAALRGVRKLRLTGGEPLVRSNLSELIRMLREINGIDEVALTTNGILFAEQAEQLKQSGLNRVNISLDSINEAVFEQITRRKGVDRVLAGITAAQEVGFDEIRLNAVAIRNLTEGEIVPLANFARENDLHLRFIEFMPLDADKAWKTDQVLSGRELRAIISREIAPLREADRSDPSQPATDFVYADGKQQIGFINSVTEPFCNSCNRLRMTAEGQLRNCLFSTTEWDARQLLRDGGSDEDLSKLLSACVKAKKASHGIDSPEFVPPERAMYQIGG is encoded by the coding sequence ATGTCCTCCGATCTCCAGACTCCGCTTGTCGACTCCTTTGGCCGTGTGCATACCAGCCTGCGCATTAGTGTTACCGATCGTTGTAACATTCGCTGCTTTTATTGCATGCCGCTTGAGAATATCCGCTTCAAACCACGCGACGAACTTTTAACCTTCGAAGAGATCGTCCGCGTTGTTCGCATCGCCGCATTGCGAGGAGTGCGCAAACTTCGCCTGACAGGTGGCGAACCGCTGGTTCGCTCTAACCTCTCGGAACTGATTCGCATGCTACGCGAAATTAATGGTATCGACGAGGTGGCCCTGACGACCAATGGGATTCTATTTGCGGAACAAGCAGAGCAGTTGAAACAATCCGGACTGAACCGGGTGAACATCAGTCTCGATTCAATCAATGAAGCCGTCTTCGAACAGATCACTCGTCGCAAAGGGGTCGATCGCGTTCTGGCTGGTATTACAGCTGCTCAAGAAGTTGGTTTCGATGAAATACGTCTCAACGCCGTTGCGATCCGAAATCTAACCGAAGGGGAAATCGTTCCTCTGGCCAACTTTGCGCGTGAAAACGATCTGCATTTGCGTTTTATTGAGTTCATGCCGCTGGACGCCGACAAGGCTTGGAAAACCGACCAGGTCCTCTCTGGCCGCGAGTTGCGTGCGATAATCTCGCGCGAAATTGCCCCGCTAAGAGAAGCTGACCGCTCCGATCCCAGCCAACCAGCAACGGACTTTGTTTACGCCGACGGTAAACAGCAAATTGGATTTATCAACAGCGTGACCGAGCCGTTTTGTAATTCGTGCAACCGGCTACGGATGACTGCCGAGGGGCAACTCCGTAATTGCCTGTTTAGCACCACCGAATGGGACGCCAGACAGCTTTTGCGAGATGGTGGAAGCGACGAAGACCTTTCCAAGCTATTGAGCGCTTGCGTTAAGGCCAAGAAGGCCTCGCACGGAATCGACTCCCCCGAGTTCGTTCCGCCAGAGCGTGCGATGTATCAAATCGGGGGCTAA
- a CDS encoding molybdenum cofactor biosynthesis protein MoaE, whose translation MIELTESQIDAERIRLAVSSPKCGAIVLFLGTTRQFTDAKETLTLSYTAYGPMAQSQMEKLAAQAQARWPVEKCAIAHRLGEVPIGEASVAVAVSSPHRRDAFEAASWLMDRLKELVPVWKKEHWADGGTDWVHPGLSPPAGQNGVQ comes from the coding sequence ATGATCGAACTAACTGAAAGCCAGATCGATGCCGAGCGAATCCGACTCGCCGTTAGTTCGCCCAAGTGCGGAGCCATCGTTCTCTTCCTGGGAACGACCCGTCAATTCACCGATGCGAAAGAGACCCTCACTCTGAGCTATACGGCGTACGGTCCGATGGCGCAAAGCCAAATGGAAAAGCTCGCGGCTCAAGCACAAGCCCGGTGGCCCGTCGAGAAGTGCGCAATCGCCCATCGATTAGGGGAAGTCCCGATTGGAGAGGCCAGCGTTGCCGTCGCCGTTTCCAGTCCCCACCGTCGAGATGCCTTTGAGGCCGCCAGTTGGCTGATGGATCGCCTGAAAGAGCTAGTTCCTGTCTGGAAAAAAGAGCATTGGGCCGACGGAGGAACCGATTGGGTTCATCCAGGTCTTTCCCCTCCGGCAGGCCAAAATGGAGTACAATAA
- a CDS encoding MoaD/ThiS family protein: MNVRVKLFALTQDLAGTDEVLLELTPPVTIATVRAALAEARPTLGPILPSCAFAVDNEYATDSTTVNDQAEIACLPPVSGG; this comes from the coding sequence ATGAACGTACGCGTCAAGCTGTTTGCCCTGACTCAAGATTTAGCGGGAACGGATGAAGTCTTACTGGAATTAACACCTCCGGTAACAATTGCCACGGTCCGTGCCGCCCTCGCAGAAGCAAGACCCACCCTGGGGCCAATCTTGCCCAGTTGTGCATTCGCTGTCGACAATGAGTATGCAACCGACAGCACCACTGTAAACGATCAAGCCGAGATCGCCTGCCTTCCGCCGGTTAGCGGAGGCTAA